From the Ferroacidibacillus organovorans genome, the window TATAAAACGCCTGCGACAAAGTTTTGTGTCGCAGGCGTTTTCGCAAGAATATGCAATTATAGTACACGTTTGGCGACGGCAAACACAGGCCGCCAGATGGATTGCATGAGTGCGATGTCCGGCGCGTCAAGAATGCCGAAGCCAGTAGCGGGACGCTTTGAGTGTGCGGCAAATATCGCGTGACGCGAGCGCAACAAGAGAAGTTGCAGGTAGTCATTGTGCGCAGCGCGCTTTAGTGGCGCATCTTTCCGTTGTATAATACGCTTGTTGTACGCGTGAAAAGCCGTGTGTACATGTTCATTTGCTCGAATGATCCCTTTCATCATCAAGCGCATGGAGTAGGGAAGAATGTAGACGATTTGATTTTTCTTTCGCCCAAATTGAAGCGCAGTGGCTTCGTTTTGGTAAAATACATCAATATGTGTCCCTGTGATGGCGCCCCCTGTGTCATCTGCGATGCGAAACCCGACACCTGGAATATAGAGGACGGTACCGTATGGAATCACATTGGGATCGACGGCGGCTGTGATGCCTTGAATGGTCGTGTCACCTGTGGCAGTTACCCCGAAGGCTTGTGACCCAGGAAGTTTACCTGTGGAAGAATAGCCGTCCGTGTATGCGGTCAACGTGCTCACGATGGCTTTTGTGCCAGGCGGCGCAAAAGGAAGCGTTTGTGGAATCCGCAGTATCTGTCCTGCCTGGATAAGGTCTGGGTTTTTGATCGGATTAAGTCTCTCAAGCGTTGCGACCGAAGTTTTAAAGCGTTTTGCGATGATTTGCAGGGTATCTCCAGGCTGAATGTGGTAGACAATTGCAGGAGCTGTCTTCGTGTGATGGTGTGACGGTGAAGAATGAAGTGAGGCGCTCGTCTGCGCCATCATTGCGACTGACGTGATCCACCCGATGATCCGTCTCATAGATCTCTCCTAGTTTATGACGTTAGCTATAGACTTGCCAAAATTGGCAAATCTTAAACAGACAAATGTGAAGATGTATCGTGGGAGTGAGTGGTTTTGATCAAGCTGATTGGGTTTGCCATTGTTATCGCGGGTGTCATCTATCTCATTTCACTGCGCAGACGCAAAGGGGATTTTTCGTTTCGCATCAAAAAAATCAAACACCGCGTATCCGATTTGTTATCGCTCACCATCAAACTGCGGACAGAGGCTGAGTTTGCCGCACTTGAGCGTCCGGATGAAATAAAGCAAGTGATGCAATGGCTTGATGAGTGCAGTGGACCTCTTGTTGAGATTAAAGAGGCGCTTGATCGCTTAGAACAGCGCGCCAAATCATGGACGGACGCATCTGATCTGTACGTTGATATTGGGATGCAGGAAGAGGCGTTGGAAAGAATTCAACCGCTGCTTATGAAGGCAAAGGAAACGTTAGGCGCATAAAGTGCCTATTGACGACTGAATCTAGACATCTGTATTCATCCTTCTATCTGTGTGCTAGAATAGGTTAGACTGAGCGCTCGCTCAAGAACCTCATACAAACGGGAGTTGGTACAGTGTCCGTTCATAAAATTGCCACACCCGTAAAGGATCTCGAGTTAGTTCGAGTGCGACGGGAACAGATTGTCAATGCGGCGACCATGCTTTTTTTAAAAAAGGGATACCATCGCACAACGACGCGTGAGATAGCCAGGGAGAGCGGCTTGGGTACGGGAACGCTTTACGAGTATATTGGATCAAAAGAAGACATTCTCCTGTTGGTCTGCGACATGATTCACTCCCAGGTGGAGGCTAAACTTCACGCGACAACGCCGAGTGGAATGACCATGGCTGAAGCATTTCCAGGGCTTCTCAAAAACTTTTTCCACGCAATTGATGATGTACAGGATCTCGTCGTTTTGATTTATCAAGAGACGCGTTCACTGCCAAAGGACTACATGCGCGCGGTGCTGGCTCGTGAACAAGGGATCAGCAACTATTTTGCAAAACTTTTGCAGCGCGGAATTGACGATGGTTCATTTACGCTTGCGCCAGATCTTGTCATGCTGATGGCGCACAACATCACGGTGCTCGGGCAAATGTGGGCGTTTCGCAGGTGGTCGATTCATCGCTCGTATACTCTGG encodes:
- a CDS encoding TetR/AcrR family transcriptional regulator, with the translated sequence MSVHKIATPVKDLELVRVRREQIVNAATMLFLKKGYHRTTTREIARESGLGTGTLYEYIGSKEDILLLVCDMIHSQVEAKLHATTPSGMTMAEAFPGLLKNFFHAIDDVQDLVVLIYQETRSLPKDYMRAVLAREQGISNYFAKLLQRGIDDGSFTLAPDLVMLMAHNITVLGQMWAFRRWSIHRSYTLDTFTDTQTSLIMRELCSAT
- a CDS encoding 3D domain-containing protein; translated protein: MRRIIGWITSVAMMAQTSASLHSSPSHHHTKTAPAIVYHIQPGDTLQIIAKRFKTSVATLERLNPIKNPDLIQAGQILRIPQTLPFAPPGTKAIVSTLTAYTDGYSSTGKLPGSQAFGVTATGDTTIQGITAAVDPNVIPYGTVLYIPGVGFRIADDTGGAITGTHIDVFYQNEATALQFGRKKNQIVYILPYSMRLMMKGIIRANEHVHTAFHAYNKRIIQRKDAPLKRAAHNDYLQLLLLRSRHAIFAAHSKRPATGFGILDAPDIALMQSIWRPVFAVAKRVL